The following nucleotide sequence is from Pseudomonas sessilinigenes.
TCGCGACTTCGAATTGACCCTGGGTGGTGGCTGAAGGCCTGATCAGGCCACCGCCCAGACCACCATTGGTATTGGCTGGGTTGTTCATGTCGAACATCCCGGTTCCCTCTTGGTTCTTGGTCAGTTTGCCGCTGCCATTCTTGACCTCGAAAATGTGATAGTTGCCGGCTTTGTCCTTGGCGACGATGTCTGCCCTGATGCGATAGGTCTTGTTGGTGGTGGGGTTCTTGACCCTCATGGTCAGTTCCTCGCCGACCACCGTAAAGCCGTTCCTCTTCAGGTCGGCCTTGGCTTTTATCGTGCCCCGCCGGCCACTGAAGGCCGATTTGCAGATCCAGCCCAGTGGGTCGACCCAGCCGATCGGGTTGACTGCGTACTGGTAGAGGTTCAACCCGCCAGCCAGGCCGATGGGGTCCGGCGTGGTGAACCGGCCGATGTCCGGGTCATAGAAGCGGAAAGTGTTGAAGTGCAGCCCGGTTTCGCGGTCCAGATACTGACCCTGGAACCTGAGGTTCTGTTCCTCGACATAGTAAGGCTCGCGCAATTCTTCGATAGAACTGCCCCAGACCCGATAGCGAGCCTGCCATACGGTGTGCCCATCAGCCTCGCACAGTTGCTGGGGCAGGCCATTGGGATCGTTGTGGTAGTAGCGGATCTTCTGTTGCGCCCCGAGGCCATCGACCCGCGCCAGGGGCACATGGCCTTCATCTTCATAAAGGTAGAGGCTGGTTTGCTGATTGCGATGCTCCTGCAGCAATCGCAGGCCATCCCAGGTGAACCGGGTCTCGCCCAGGAGATTGCCCTGGCTGTCATGCTCGGTCTTGCGGGTCCGCCGGCCCAGGGCGTCATAGTCCATCCTGACTACGGTCTGGCTTCCCGCCCCCTGGTTGCGGACCTCGATCAAGCGGTGTTCGGCATCGTAGGCAAAGCGCTGTATGCCACGCCGTGCACTGTGTTTTTCTACCATCCGGCCGAAGGCGTCATAACGGTAGCGCTTGTCCTGGTAAGTCAGCAACTTGTTGTGCTTGACCAGGCCTGCGCCCTGAGGCGGCGTCTCCAGGAGGTTGGCCGCGGCGTCGTAGGCGAAGGATTCCTTCTGACCTTGGAGGCCGTCCTGGCTGGCGATGATTCGTCCTGTGGCGTCGTAGTGGAATAGCTGGCGATGCTGTCCGTTGGCATGCCGGTCGATCAGGCCCACCAGGTTGTCGTTGCTGTCGTACTCAAGGTGCCTGTCCTGTGCATTGGCTTGCACGTTGGCGCGGCGCAGCCGTGCCCGCAGTCGTCCACCGCGGTCGTACTCGCTTTGCATGCTGACCTGGCCCTGGGTCCGGAGCACTTCGCGGTGCAGGCGATCGCGTTCGAAATCGCTGACGACCTGGCCATCGAGATTGATCTGATGCAGATAGCCACTGCCGTAGTACAGCCGATTCAGCCAACGTCCGTCGGGTAGCTGGGTTTGCGTCAGGTTACCCAGCTCGTCATACCGGTGTTTGAGGCTGCCGGCGGCAGTGCGCTCCTCAAGCAGCTGGCCCAGAGCGTCGTAGGCGAACCCTAGTTCCTGCTGGCCACCGAGCGTGTCGGTGAAGGTCACGGCTACCAACTGGCCCAGGGCATCGAACGCGTATTGGGTACGGCCATCGTCGGTCACCTTGGCCAGCAACCGGCCCACGGCGTCACGCTCGAACCTGTGAACAATCGGTGCGTCAGGTACCGCAGCTACCTGGCTCGATCCTGCGGCGAAGGGCGCTGGGTGGGTCTGGAGCTCGACGACGCTGCTCAGTGGGTCATAACGGTAGCGCTTGCTGCTGCCATCGAGATTGTGTTGCTCGGCCAGGCGATCGCTGTCATCCCAGGCAAAGCGGTAGCTCTCGCCATTTTCGTTGGTCAACGCCTGCAACCGCCCATAGGCATCGTAGCTGAACAGCACGTTCCGCCCATGGGCATCGGTACGCTGGCGCATCTGGCCTCGGCGGTTGTACTGGTAGAGCGTGGTATAGCCAGCAGGGTCCGTGTGGCTCAGCAACTGGCCGCTGTTATCTCGCTGATAGTGTTCGGTGCGACCGTCGGGCAGCTGGCTGCTCAGTAACCGACCTTGGGCGTCGTAGTGGAATCGCGTGTACTCGCCAAGGGCGTCGGTGATGGTTGCTACATTGCCGCGTCGATCATAGTCGAAGCGAGTCGAGTAGCCTGAGCAATCCAGGTGTTCGATGAGTTGGCCAAATGCGTTCCAGCGCAGCTTCCTAGTCTTGCCCGTGGCATCGATGATTTCCACGACCTGGCCTTGGGCGTTGTGGCGATAGCGAGTGACCTGGCCCAGCGGGTCGGTCTCGGCGATGCAGTTGCCCCGCGCGTCGTAGCGCATGTGCCAGCTATTGCCGGCGGCATCGGTCTGTACTTGTGGTAGTGACCAGTGCTCCAGCCACAAGGTCGAGTAGCTATGCCCTAGCGGATCGACCTCGGCGATCAAGTTGCCGGCCTCGTCGTAGCTGTATTCGTAGCGCCCTCCCAATGGGTCGGTGGCACTGAGTAGCTGGCGTTCGTCATTCCATTCAAAGCCCCAGGTCTGCCCAAGGTTGTCGCTGTATTCGACAATCTGCTGCTGGCTGTTCCAGCGACGGGTACTGACGCGTTGCAGGCTATCGGTGACCTGGGTGATGCCCGCGTCCAGATCGTATTCGAATTGGTAGGCGTCGCCCTCGTCGGTCCAGTGGCGCATGACCCGCCAGTGCTGGTCCGGGTGTTGTGCCCATTGATAGAAACAGCGCAGGCCGGTGGCCAGCTGGTGCTCGATCATTCGCTGGCCGGCGTCGTAGGCGAAGCGGCGCTGGACCTGGCTGTCGGCATTGCGCACCTGGGCCAGGTTTCCCGCACCATCGTAGTCGTAGCTGACCAGCACCTCTCGTTGCTGATCGGTAAACAGGCGCTCGACCTTGGCGATCCGTCCTGGCCAGTTGGTGTGGTAGATCAGCTCGACTTGCAATTGTTCGAAGGTATCGCGCAGCGAGATGAGGCGCCCGGATTCGTCATAGCCCAGGTTAAGGCGGTTTTCGTTGCGATCTCCCAGTTGCACCAAACGCAATCGTGAAGGATGTTTTGGCGACGGTTCGAACAGGCGATAGAGACCATCGCTGCTTTCGATCAGCAATTGCCCATTGCCATTGCGTTTTACGGCTAAGCCTTCACCGGGGCTGAAGACTGCGCCACCCAAGGCAGTCGCCCCCATATCGATCCGGCGGGCCTGCTCGTCGATGTAGAGCAAGCGCTCGCCGCCTTCGGGGTGGGATTCGATCTCTACGCTGACCTCGTACGGCAGGCTCCAGCCAGTCCCCAGCAAGCCGTCCCGACGTTCGTCGCGGCTGTTGTAGAGGCGCTGCCATTCGAGGGGGATCAGCCCGGGCAGCGTGAAGTCCAGGTCGTCATCGTCACCCAGCACCTTGGCTCCGGTGGCCGCGTGCACCGGGTTCGGTGAGCCGGAAATGGCTCGGGTCAGGGCATTGGTCGCCTGGCCCACGACAAAGGCGTTAACCCCCGACATCAGCATGCACGGCAGGTTGCTGAGGAACTTGCCCTTGCCGCCCTTGAGCATCAGCAGCACGGTGACCGCCAGCCCCACGCCCGGAGTCTTGCCGCTGCGAATCTCGCGCACCACCACCGAGCCTCCGCCGATGGTCACGTCGGGGGAGATGGGGCCGGCCGATACCACCTTGGCGTCGCAGGTGCTGCGATCGCCGCTGCGCACTGCCGGCTGGCCGTCGATGCTGACCTTCTCCGAACCCTCGGCCAGGTACTGCGGTGGCATGGGCGGGTGCTTGGTACAGGTGATCAGGTCCTGGTCCCTGGGTTCGGAGCCAGGGGCAGGGGAGGCCACGGTGGGCCGCCACATCTGCGAGAAAAATTCCTTGGCCATGTCGAGAAAGCCAGGCTCTTCTTCCGGGGTAGCCGAAGGCGTGTCGGTGGCTTCGCTTTCTTCGGCGCCGTCGCCGCTGATCTGCGTCGGTGGTGCAACACCCGCTGCGCGAGCTGCCGGCTTGTTGTTGGTCAGGACCTTTTTCGAGCCGGTGGCGATGTTGGCCTGGATCGAGGGGGGGAACAGCGC
It contains:
- a CDS encoding RHS repeat-associated core domain-containing protein; its protein translation is MSDALWAARLGDGLEHTSMMADILGGVLEAAATIAIGTLATMAVAAAVGVSLATGGLGACVLGLVVSVVVGVAMSKTGADKGLSSLCEGIGNALFPPSIQANIATGSKKVLTNNKPAARAAGVAPPTQISGDGAEESEATDTPSATPEEEPGFLDMAKEFFSQMWRPTVASPAPGSEPRDQDLITCTKHPPMPPQYLAEGSEKVSIDGQPAVRSGDRSTCDAKVVSAGPISPDVTIGGGSVVVREIRSGKTPGVGLAVTVLLMLKGGKGKFLSNLPCMLMSGVNAFVVGQATNALTRAISGSPNPVHAATGAKVLGDDDDLDFTLPGLIPLEWQRLYNSRDERRDGLLGTGWSLPYEVSVEIESHPEGGERLLYIDEQARRIDMGATALGGAVFSPGEGLAVKRNGNGQLLIESSDGLYRLFEPSPKHPSRLRLVQLGDRNENRLNLGYDESGRLISLRDTFEQLQVELIYHTNWPGRIAKVERLFTDQQREVLVSYDYDGAGNLAQVRNADSQVQRRFAYDAGQRMIEHQLATGLRCFYQWAQHPDQHWRVMRHWTDEGDAYQFEYDLDAGITQVTDSLQRVSTRRWNSQQQIVEYSDNLGQTWGFEWNDERQLLSATDPLGGRYEYSYDEAGNLIAEVDPLGHSYSTLWLEHWSLPQVQTDAAGNSWHMRYDARGNCIAETDPLGQVTRYRHNAQGQVVEIIDATGKTRKLRWNAFGQLIEHLDCSGYSTRFDYDRRGNVATITDALGEYTRFHYDAQGRLLSSQLPDGRTEHYQRDNSGQLLSHTDPAGYTTLYQYNRRGQMRQRTDAHGRNVLFSYDAYGRLQALTNENGESYRFAWDDSDRLAEQHNLDGSSKRYRYDPLSSVVELQTHPAPFAAGSSQVAAVPDAPIVHRFERDAVGRLLAKVTDDGRTQYAFDALGQLVAVTFTDTLGGQQELGFAYDALGQLLEERTAAGSLKHRYDELGNLTQTQLPDGRWLNRLYYGSGYLHQINLDGQVVSDFERDRLHREVLRTQGQVSMQSEYDRGGRLRARLRRANVQANAQDRHLEYDSNDNLVGLIDRHANGQHRQLFHYDATGRIIASQDGLQGQKESFAYDAAANLLETPPQGAGLVKHNKLLTYQDKRYRYDAFGRMVEKHSARRGIQRFAYDAEHRLIEVRNQGAGSQTVVRMDYDALGRRTRKTEHDSQGNLLGETRFTWDGLRLLQEHRNQQTSLYLYEDEGHVPLARVDGLGAQQKIRYYHNDPNGLPQQLCEADGHTVWQARYRVWGSSIEELREPYYVEEQNLRFQGQYLDRETGLHFNTFRFYDPDIGRFTTPDPIGLAGGLNLYQYAVNPIGWVDPLGWICKSAFSGRRGTIKAKADLKRNGFTVVGEELTMRVKNPTTNKTYRIRADIVAKDKAGNYHIFEVKNGSGKLTKNQEGTGMFDMNNPANTNGGLGGGLIRPSATTQGQFEVATKGARGVPFGGNGAQHTANFWLLRY